The following coding sequences are from one Kallotenue papyrolyticum window:
- the lgt gene encoding prolipoprotein diacylglyceryl transferase, with product MYPPDDRYLIYRLFGFLTIHWYAVCILGGALLAAWFGARRAAARGHNPEHAWNILTLGLITSIIGARAWYVFFEWERFAARRDQYASVWRWLIFDVINPATGGIAIQGAIIGALLGLYIYARRHALPFLEWADIGAPCMLIGQAIGRWGNFFNQEAYGRPMAQPQPWGLRIDAEFRNLPEYQDLTRYPVETTRFHPTFLYESFWNTGALIALLWLERRLRGWLRPGDVALLYGILYSIGRFFIEGLRTDSLCIGAPGGECVGGLRAAQVVALLTIALCGAIFTVRHLRRSPAARPAPR from the coding sequence ACCTGATCTATCGCCTCTTCGGATTTCTGACGATTCACTGGTATGCCGTGTGTATCTTGGGCGGCGCATTGCTGGCGGCCTGGTTTGGCGCGCGGCGCGCCGCGGCGCGCGGTCATAACCCAGAGCACGCCTGGAATATTTTGACGCTGGGCCTGATCACCAGCATCATCGGCGCGCGCGCCTGGTATGTGTTTTTCGAGTGGGAGCGCTTTGCCGCGCGGCGCGATCAGTATGCCAGCGTCTGGCGCTGGCTGATCTTCGATGTGATCAATCCTGCGACCGGCGGCATTGCGATCCAGGGCGCGATCATCGGCGCACTCTTGGGACTGTATATCTACGCGCGGCGGCATGCCCTGCCCTTTTTGGAGTGGGCCGATATCGGCGCGCCCTGTATGTTGATCGGTCAGGCGATCGGCCGCTGGGGCAACTTCTTCAACCAGGAAGCCTATGGCCGACCGATGGCGCAGCCGCAGCCCTGGGGCTTGCGCATCGATGCCGAATTTCGCAACCTGCCCGAATATCAGGACCTGACGCGTTACCCGGTGGAGACCACCCGCTTCCATCCCACGTTTTTGTATGAATCGTTCTGGAATACAGGGGCGTTGATCGCCCTGTTATGGCTCGAGCGTCGCTTGCGCGGCTGGCTGCGTCCTGGCGATGTGGCACTGCTCTACGGCATCCTCTACTCGATTGGGCGCTTCTTTATCGAGGGTCTGCGCACCGACAGTTTGTGCATCGGCGCGCCGGGCGGCGAGTGCGTGGGTGGGTTGCGCGCGGCACAGGTGGTTGCGCTGCTGACGATCGCGCTGTGCGGTGCGATCTTTACGGTGCGTCACCTGCGCCGTTCGCCGGCGGCCCGGCCTGCGCCGCGCTGA
- a CDS encoding aspartate aminotransferase family protein, with protein sequence MSLEARYRELHPRSAALYEQALKHFPSGVTHDGRYLQPFPLAIDHAAGAYKWDVDGNRLIDYWQGHGALLLGHSHPAIVAAVQQQMARGTHYGANHALEIAWAEAIKRCFPAIEQVRFTASGTEATLLALRLARAFTGKPTIIRFEGHFHGWHDLIAPDTPDAAPPGILPPLRAHLLVLPTSLAALEATLRARDDIAALVLEPSGASYGTQPLPDSFVREVRRLTSAHSVLLICDEVVTGFRVAPGGVQQRAGIAADLTTLAKIVAGGLPGGAVGGRAAIMRHLAFGDETWNRTAKIIHQGTFNANPLSAAAGIAMLELAASGAPQQTAAQQAQRLIAGCNAVLQRRNLRGCAVYGDASLAHWVLGAGDFPPGELPSDLPVAVLKRGGDARLMHRFRLAMINHGVDLMRGKSAFVSAVHSVADIEATVAAFARALDDICDA encoded by the coding sequence ATGTCACTTGAAGCGCGCTATCGTGAACTGCATCCGCGCTCAGCCGCGCTCTATGAACAGGCGCTGAAGCACTTCCCCAGCGGCGTGACGCATGATGGTCGCTACCTGCAGCCCTTCCCGCTGGCGATCGACCACGCCGCCGGCGCGTACAAATGGGATGTCGATGGCAATCGGCTGATCGACTACTGGCAGGGCCATGGCGCGCTGCTGCTGGGGCACAGCCACCCGGCGATCGTCGCTGCTGTGCAGCAACAGATGGCGCGCGGCACGCACTACGGCGCCAATCATGCCCTGGAGATCGCCTGGGCCGAGGCGATCAAGCGCTGCTTTCCCGCCATCGAACAGGTGCGCTTTACCGCTTCGGGGACTGAAGCAACCCTGCTGGCGCTGCGCCTGGCGCGCGCCTTCACCGGCAAGCCCACGATCATCCGCTTCGAGGGCCACTTCCACGGCTGGCACGATCTGATCGCGCCCGACACGCCCGACGCTGCTCCGCCGGGTATTCTGCCGCCACTCCGCGCGCACCTGCTGGTACTGCCGACGTCACTCGCTGCGCTGGAGGCGACACTCCGCGCGCGCGACGACATCGCCGCGCTAGTCCTAGAGCCAAGCGGCGCTAGCTACGGCACGCAGCCCTTGCCCGACAGCTTCGTACGCGAAGTACGCCGGCTGACCTCGGCGCACAGCGTGCTGCTGATCTGCGACGAAGTTGTAACCGGCTTCCGCGTCGCGCCGGGCGGCGTGCAGCAACGCGCCGGCATCGCCGCCGATCTGACCACACTGGCCAAAATCGTGGCCGGTGGGCTGCCCGGAGGCGCCGTCGGTGGTCGCGCCGCGATCATGCGTCATCTGGCCTTTGGTGATGAGACCTGGAACCGCACCGCCAAGATCATCCATCAGGGCACCTTCAACGCCAATCCGCTCTCGGCTGCGGCGGGCATCGCCATGCTGGAGCTGGCGGCCAGCGGCGCACCTCAGCAGACGGCTGCGCAGCAGGCCCAGCGGCTGATCGCCGGATGTAATGCCGTTCTGCAACGTCGCAATCTGCGTGGCTGTGCCGTCTATGGCGATGCCTCGCTGGCGCACTGGGTGTTGGGCGCCGGCGACTTCCCGCCCGGCGAACTACCGTCCGATCTGCCGGTCGCCGTACTCAAACGCGGCGGCGACGCGCGGCTGATGCATCGCTTCCGCCTAGCGATGATCAACCATGGCGTGGACCTGATGCGCGGCAAGAGCGCCTTTGTCTCCGCCGTGCATAGCGTCGCGGACATCGAGGCGACGGTTGCCGCCTTCGCGCGGGCGCTGGACGACATCTGCGACGCGTAA
- a CDS encoding metallophosphoesterase family protein yields the protein MRIVLISDIHSNAVALDAVLEALPPYDELWCLGDTIGYGPEPNRCLRLVRERATHALTGNHDLASLGLISLADFNPLARIANEWNHRQLEPELRAYLEALPARLDLPNATLAHGTPRDPVWEYLLDPATGRANLAHFSTPICWVGHSHLATIFLAREDGSLEFRLARAGETLQLSADARYILNPGSVGQPRDGDPRAAYALWDTEQGTVRFQRVAYDVQATQRLMRAAGLPAPLAERLAFGR from the coding sequence ATGCGTATCGTCTTGATCTCCGATATCCACTCCAATGCGGTTGCGCTGGATGCTGTGCTGGAGGCGCTGCCGCCCTACGATGAATTATGGTGCCTGGGCGACACGATCGGCTACGGACCAGAACCTAATCGCTGCCTGCGCCTGGTGCGCGAGCGGGCTACGCACGCCTTGACCGGCAACCACGATCTGGCCAGTCTGGGGCTGATCTCGCTGGCCGATTTCAACCCGCTGGCACGCATCGCCAACGAGTGGAACCATCGCCAGCTCGAACCTGAATTGCGCGCCTATCTGGAGGCGCTGCCGGCGCGGCTGGATCTGCCCAACGCCACCCTGGCGCACGGCACGCCCCGCGATCCGGTGTGGGAATACCTGCTCGATCCGGCCACCGGTCGCGCCAATCTGGCTCACTTCAGCACGCCGATCTGCTGGGTCGGCCATTCGCACCTTGCGACCATCTTTCTGGCGCGCGAGGACGGCAGCCTGGAATTTCGCCTCGCCCGCGCGGGCGAGACCCTGCAGCTCAGCGCCGACGCTCGTTACATCCTCAATCCCGGCAGCGTCGGGCAACCACGCGACGGGGATCCGCGCGCCGCCTATGCGCTGTGGGATACCGAGCAAGGCACGGTGCGCTTTCAGCGCGTAGCGTATGATGTGCAGGCTACCCAACGCCTGATGCGCGCAGCCGGCCTGCCCGCGCCGCTGGCGGAACGCCTGGCCTTCGGACGTTGA
- the mnmG gene encoding tRNA uridine-5-carboxymethylaminomethyl(34) synthesis enzyme MnmG produces METVYDVIVVGAGHAGCEAAHAAARMGCRTLLLTIDLDKLAHMSCNPSIGGPAKGHIVREIDALGGLMGRITDETFIQIRLLNDSKGPAVQALRAQCDKRLYAQRMKEALERTPNLDLKQALVERIAYDRDAADGAVARFAVVTHTGWRFRGRALVLTTGTFLRGRAITGEARWSAGRAGEAAAIALGEDLHQLGFPLVRLKTGTPPRIDARTIDFSQTELQPGSERPLHFGFYYDEPPRVPTFLHDRPNPVFPAPYLDGWRPQLPCYLVYSTPETHRIIRNNLHRAPLFSGVIEGIGPRYCPSIEDKIVRFADKERHGFFLEPEGWLTGEVYLQGCNTSLPEDVQWQMVRSIPALRHAEIMRVGYAIEYDAVATGEILATLETKRLPGLFLAGQINGTTGYEEAAAQGLIAGINAALKVQGRPAFILRRDEAYIGVLIDDLVTKEIREPYRMFTSRAEHRLLLRSDNADLRLTPRGYELGLIDATRMAIVERKREQTAQTRRYLQGLRLTPSAETNARLAQAGIGPISQVCSAEIVLARPDVRYEALRAALDLPELAPYVGEQVEIETKYSGYIEKELKAAERVRKMEQRRLPETLDVMAIPGLRHEARQVLQRFRPATLGQAARLAGINPADIAVLLVYLERQHLDQQNMPCEPSSA; encoded by the coding sequence ATGGAAACCGTCTATGATGTGATTGTGGTTGGAGCGGGGCATGCCGGCTGCGAGGCGGCGCATGCCGCGGCGCGCATGGGCTGCCGCACGCTGTTGCTGACCATTGATCTGGATAAACTGGCGCACATGTCGTGCAACCCGTCCATCGGCGGGCCGGCCAAGGGTCATATCGTGCGCGAGATCGACGCCCTGGGCGGACTGATGGGCCGCATCACCGATGAGACGTTTATCCAGATTCGCCTGCTCAACGACTCCAAGGGACCGGCGGTGCAGGCGTTGCGCGCGCAGTGTGACAAGCGGCTCTACGCGCAGCGTATGAAAGAAGCGCTGGAGCGCACGCCCAACCTCGATCTCAAGCAGGCGCTGGTCGAACGCATCGCCTACGATCGGGATGCAGCCGACGGCGCCGTGGCCCGCTTCGCGGTGGTGACGCATACCGGCTGGCGCTTCCGTGGCCGCGCGCTGGTGCTGACCACCGGGACGTTTCTGCGCGGGCGCGCGATCACCGGTGAGGCTCGCTGGTCGGCGGGCCGTGCCGGCGAAGCCGCGGCAATTGCGCTGGGCGAGGATCTGCATCAACTCGGTTTTCCGTTGGTGCGGCTCAAAACCGGCACGCCGCCACGCATCGACGCACGCACGATCGACTTCAGCCAGACCGAGCTGCAGCCGGGCAGTGAACGGCCACTCCACTTCGGCTTTTACTATGATGAGCCACCGCGCGTGCCGACCTTTCTGCACGACCGGCCCAATCCGGTCTTTCCGGCGCCCTACCTGGACGGCTGGCGGCCGCAGTTGCCCTGCTACCTAGTCTATTCCACGCCGGAGACGCACCGGATCATTCGCAACAACCTGCACCGCGCGCCGCTCTTTTCGGGGGTGATCGAGGGCATCGGGCCGCGCTACTGCCCTTCGATCGAGGACAAGATTGTGCGCTTCGCCGACAAGGAGCGCCACGGTTTCTTTCTGGAACCGGAGGGCTGGCTCACCGGCGAAGTCTACCTCCAGGGCTGCAACACCTCGCTGCCGGAGGATGTGCAGTGGCAGATGGTGCGCTCGATCCCGGCGCTGCGCCATGCCGAGATTATGCGCGTGGGCTACGCGATCGAGTACGATGCGGTGGCCACCGGCGAGATCCTGGCGACGCTGGAGACTAAGCGCCTGCCCGGGTTGTTCCTGGCCGGGCAGATCAACGGCACCACCGGCTATGAGGAGGCTGCCGCGCAAGGACTGATCGCCGGCATCAACGCCGCGCTGAAGGTCCAGGGACGACCGGCCTTCATCCTGCGCCGCGACGAAGCCTACATCGGTGTGCTGATCGACGATCTGGTGACCAAGGAGATTCGCGAGCCCTATCGCATGTTCACCTCGCGCGCCGAGCACCGCCTGCTGCTGCGCTCAGACAACGCCGATCTGCGTCTGACACCACGCGGCTACGAGCTGGGGCTGATCGATGCGACGCGCATGGCCATCGTCGAGCGCAAGCGCGAACAGACGGCACAGACCAGGCGCTACCTGCAGGGCCTGCGCCTGACACCGAGCGCGGAGACCAACGCGCGCCTGGCCCAGGCGGGCATCGGGCCGATCAGCCAGGTGTGTAGCGCCGAGATCGTGCTGGCGCGTCCCGATGTGCGCTATGAAGCGCTGCGCGCGGCGCTCGATCTGCCTGAGCTTGCGCCCTATGTCGGCGAGCAGGTCGAGATCGAGACCAAGTACAGCGGCTACATCGAGAAAGAGCTCAAAGCGGCTGAGCGCGTGCGCAAAATGGAGCAACGTCGCCTTCCGGAAACCCTGGACGTGATGGCGATCCCGGGTCTGCGCCACGAAGCGCGGCAGGTGCTGCAGCGCTTCCGGCCGGCAACATTGGGCCAAGCCGCGCGTCTGGCGGGGATCAACCCCGCCGATATCGCCGTGCTGCTGGTCTATCTGGAGCGGCAGCATCTAGATCAGCAGAACATGCCCTGCGAACCAAGCTCCGCCTGA
- a CDS encoding CAP domain-containing protein — translation MHRRIAGLMLLSVLSGCAPTRPQPSITPARQQPDAWPSARSASPRAAPVSPAGAPTATLPVAHTQLLEALNQARAHERCPPLALDARLNDVAQHHAAEIARRREVSHRSADGSTLDQRLQRHGYTARRSAELIAVGREPPAALTAAWMSEPLDGRQRREISNCLYQDLGIGMAATESGIRYWVVVLAEPAP, via the coding sequence ATGCACCGCCGCATCGCGGGCCTGATGCTCCTGTCGGTGTTGAGCGGCTGTGCGCCCACCCGGCCCCAGCCGAGCATCACGCCCGCTCGCCAGCAGCCGGACGCCTGGCCCTCCGCGCGCAGCGCCAGCCCGCGTGCAGCGCCCGTCAGCCCTGCCGGCGCGCCCACCGCCACGCTGCCGGTGGCCCACACCCAGCTCCTGGAGGCGCTCAACCAGGCGCGCGCGCACGAGCGCTGTCCGCCCCTCGCACTCGATGCACGCCTCAACGACGTCGCCCAGCACCACGCCGCCGAGATCGCTCGGCGGCGTGAAGTCAGCCACCGCAGCGCCGACGGCTCAACCCTCGACCAACGCCTCCAGCGGCACGGCTACACCGCGCGGCGCAGCGCCGAGCTGATCGCCGTTGGCCGCGAGCCCCCGGCGGCGCTAACTGCCGCCTGGATGAGCGAGCCGCTGGACGGGCGCCAGCGCCGCGAGATCAGCAACTGCCTGTACCAGGATCTCGGCATCGGCATGGCCGCAACCGAGAGCGGCATCCGCTATTGGGTCGTTGTGCTGGCCGAGCCCGCGCCCTAG
- a CDS encoding purine-nucleoside phosphorylase, giving the protein MAQPSQPTVPELYERIQQAVLAIRQATDLRPAIGLILGSGLSALADDMATSATLPYSTIPFFPHSTVEGHRGELVLGHLDGCPVVVMRGRFHFYEGYTLEQTTFPVRVMQALGAHTLIVTNAAGGLRPDWRVGDLMRIVDHINLPGMAGHHPLRGPNDPRLGPRFPAMTDAYDAELGALAHALAAEIGLRMHDGVYAFLAGPSFETPAELRLLQHLGADAVGMSTVPEVIVARHGGMRVLGLSMISNIATPDAPPANHEEVLAAGEAIKPQFTALIKRLLRRLSATTPG; this is encoded by the coding sequence ATGGCGCAACCAAGCCAACCTACCGTGCCCGAGCTCTATGAGCGCATTCAGCAGGCGGTGCTCGCGATTCGCCAGGCCACCGATCTGCGCCCGGCAATCGGGCTAATTCTGGGCTCGGGGCTGAGCGCGCTGGCGGATGATATGGCCACGAGCGCAACGCTGCCCTATAGCACCATTCCCTTTTTTCCGCACTCCACCGTCGAAGGCCATCGCGGCGAGCTGGTGCTCGGCCACCTCGACGGCTGCCCAGTGGTGGTGATGCGCGGCCGCTTCCACTTCTACGAAGGCTATACGCTGGAGCAAACCACCTTTCCGGTGCGCGTCATGCAGGCGCTCGGCGCGCACACACTGATCGTGACCAATGCGGCCGGCGGTCTGCGCCCCGATTGGCGCGTCGGTGACCTAATGCGCATTGTCGATCATATCAACCTGCCCGGCATGGCCGGTCACCATCCGCTGCGGGGGCCCAACGATCCGCGGCTGGGGCCACGCTTTCCGGCCATGACCGACGCCTACGACGCGGAGCTGGGCGCACTGGCGCACGCGCTGGCTGCTGAGATCGGGCTGCGCATGCACGACGGCGTGTACGCCTTTCTGGCAGGACCCTCGTTTGAAACACCCGCCGAGCTGCGCCTGTTGCAGCACCTGGGCGCGGATGCCGTCGGCATGTCCACCGTTCCCGAAGTGATCGTGGCGCGCCACGGCGGCATGCGCGTGCTGGGCCTGTCGATGATCTCCAACATCGCCACGCCCGACGCGCCGCCGGCCAATCATGAGGAAGTGTTGGCTGCCGGCGAAGCGATCAAGCCACAGTTCACAGCGTTGATCAAGCGCCTGCTGCGCCGCCTGAGCGCGACGACGCCGGGCTAG
- a CDS encoding SHOCT domain-containing protein — protein sequence MNAIHQLLGDNEELLAQARQHWCFPLIHLVADLVLLVLLNMAGWIVPLAFPELSHELVYFSVATLSISVGVSAIAEVLRWRRSRVLITDRRVVRIQGVLPSVDDVSLEAIVEPRLHRTPLGRLLNFADIELVTAAAPGRLQLPSIEHPQHFVMALERARQRYQSYFDTRAVGSYTAPRDISALLEQLAALRDRGILSAAEFEAQKRELLSRI from the coding sequence ATGAACGCCATTCACCAACTGCTGGGAGACAACGAAGAGTTGCTCGCACAGGCGCGTCAGCACTGGTGTTTTCCACTGATCCACCTGGTTGCCGACCTAGTACTGCTGGTGCTACTCAACATGGCCGGCTGGATTGTGCCGCTGGCCTTCCCAGAACTGTCGCACGAGCTGGTGTATTTCAGCGTTGCCACGCTCAGCATCAGCGTCGGCGTCAGCGCGATCGCGGAGGTCTTGCGCTGGCGACGCAGCCGGGTGCTGATCACCGACCGGCGTGTGGTCCGGATACAGGGCGTGCTTCCAAGCGTTGACGATGTATCACTCGAAGCCATCGTCGAGCCCCGCCTCCACCGCACACCCTTGGGACGTCTGCTGAACTTTGCCGATATTGAACTGGTCACCGCTGCGGCTCCGGGCAGGCTGCAGCTGCCGTCGATTGAACATCCGCAGCACTTTGTTATGGCCTTGGAACGCGCTCGTCAGCGCTATCAGAGCTATTTTGACACCCGCGCAGTTGGATCCTACACCGCTCCACGCGATATTTCGGCCCTGCTGGAACAACTGGCAGCCTTGCGCGATCGTGGTATCCTCTCAGCTGCCGAGTTTGAAGCCCAAAAGCGCGAACTCCTGTCACGCATCTGA
- the recO gene encoding DNA repair protein RecO, giving the protein MSGRERIYRTEAVIIRRSDVGEADRILTLWTQRFGKRRVIAKGARKTSSRRAGHVELFNRVELQLATGRNLDIVTDAQVIDAYRTLHEELARLSYAYYVAELLDRLTAEEEEHRPLYDLLTATLAALDRSSALDLVARYFELHLLGHLGYRPYLFHCAHCQAALTEAAERWSPGGGGMLCPQCAPREPHALAISLPAFKALRLLQRIPITEIDQLQRLSAPLRRELEHLLRATLRPLLERDLKSLAFLDAIRFTDEAA; this is encoded by the coding sequence ATGTCCGGGCGCGAGCGCATCTATCGAACCGAAGCGGTGATCATCCGCCGCAGCGACGTCGGCGAGGCTGATCGCATTCTGACGCTCTGGACGCAGCGCTTCGGCAAGCGCCGCGTGATCGCCAAGGGCGCGCGCAAAACCTCCAGCCGCCGCGCCGGCCACGTTGAACTCTTCAACCGCGTTGAGCTGCAACTGGCCACAGGTCGCAACCTGGACATCGTCACCGATGCGCAGGTGATCGATGCCTATCGCACGTTGCACGAGGAGCTTGCGCGCCTCTCCTATGCCTACTACGTCGCCGAGCTGCTGGATCGGCTGACGGCCGAGGAGGAAGAGCATCGCCCGCTGTACGACCTGCTCACCGCAACGCTGGCCGCTCTGGATCGCTCATCGGCCCTCGATTTGGTGGCACGCTACTTCGAACTGCACCTGTTGGGGCACCTCGGCTACCGTCCGTATCTCTTCCACTGCGCCCATTGCCAGGCGGCGCTCACCGAAGCAGCCGAGCGCTGGAGTCCCGGTGGAGGTGGCATGCTGTGCCCACAGTGCGCGCCACGCGAGCCTCACGCACTAGCGATCAGCCTGCCGGCCTTCAAAGCCCTGCGCCTCCTGCAACGCATCCCGATCACCGAGATCGACCAGCTCCAACGTCTCTCGGCGCCGTTACGACGCGAACTGGAACACCTGTTGCGCGCCACGCTGCGCCCACTGCTGGAGCGCGATCTGAAATCACTGGCCTTTTTGGACGCTATACGCTTCACCGATGAAGCGGCCTGA
- a CDS encoding radical SAM protein: MTAIRIEPDLQHKLAILSREAEDEVADVPTETSIQRGLRQPTDLIYPAKQSGGGTTRLFKVLQTNACRYACRYCFTSCAIRRRRTTFKPDELATIFLQLHHHRHVDGLFLSSGIVPDANTTMERMLATVERLRRRAGYQGYIHLKLIPGADYEYIARAVELADRVSLNLEAPNPERLARLAPDKEWTDSMWTRLRWAADLIRQAREEGRRAARSLTTQFVVGAAGESDRELLVTVARAQRELGLWRAYFSAFHPIEHSPLADQPAEDPLRALRLSQASFMLRDYGFSFADLPFDAHGRLPRDKTPKQAWAEQHLLEPIEINRATRHQLLRIPGIGPRAAERILTIRRTTRLRDLAQLQRLGVRVAWCAPYLLLDGRRPARQLALW; encoded by the coding sequence ATGACAGCGATCCGGATCGAGCCCGATCTGCAACACAAGCTGGCGATCCTCAGTCGTGAAGCTGAAGACGAGGTCGCTGACGTGCCGACGGAGACCAGTATTCAGCGCGGCCTCCGGCAACCGACCGACTTGATCTACCCCGCTAAACAGAGCGGCGGCGGCACAACCCGCCTGTTCAAAGTGCTGCAAACCAACGCCTGCCGCTACGCCTGCCGCTACTGCTTCACCTCATGCGCCATCCGACGGCGACGCACCACCTTCAAGCCCGACGAACTGGCGACGATCTTTCTGCAACTCCACCACCACCGCCACGTCGATGGTCTATTTCTCTCATCGGGCATCGTCCCCGACGCCAACACCACCATGGAGCGGATGCTGGCCACGGTTGAGCGGCTGCGTCGGCGCGCGGGGTACCAGGGCTACATTCACCTCAAACTGATCCCTGGCGCCGATTACGAGTACATCGCACGCGCTGTGGAACTGGCCGATCGCGTCTCGCTCAACCTGGAGGCGCCCAACCCAGAGCGGCTGGCGCGCCTGGCACCCGACAAAGAGTGGACCGATAGCATGTGGACACGCCTACGCTGGGCCGCCGATCTGATCCGCCAGGCGCGCGAGGAGGGCCGGCGCGCCGCGCGCAGCCTGACCACCCAATTCGTGGTCGGCGCCGCCGGCGAGAGCGATCGCGAACTGCTGGTCACGGTCGCGCGCGCCCAGCGCGAGTTGGGGCTGTGGCGCGCCTATTTTTCAGCCTTTCATCCCATCGAGCATTCGCCGCTGGCCGATCAGCCCGCCGAGGATCCGCTGCGCGCGCTACGCCTCTCCCAGGCCAGTTTTATGTTGCGCGACTATGGCTTCAGCTTCGCCGACCTGCCCTTCGACGCGCACGGCCGGCTGCCACGTGACAAAACGCCCAAGCAGGCGTGGGCCGAGCAGCATCTGCTGGAACCGATCGAGATCAATCGGGCCACACGCCATCAGCTCCTGCGCATTCCCGGCATCGGGCCGCGCGCCGCTGAGCGCATCCTCACCATCCGGCGCACAACGCGTCTGCGCGACCTGGCGCAGCTCCAACGGCTGGGCGTACGCGTCGCCTGGTGCGCTCCCTACCTGCTGCTGGATGGACGCCGACCGGCCCGGCAACTGGCGCTGTGGTGA